The proteins below are encoded in one region of Metabacillus dongyingensis:
- the tig gene encoding trigger factor yields the protein MSAKWEKLEGNQGVLTVEVDAETFSNALDEAFKKVSKQVNIPGFRKGKVPRGMFEQRFGVESLYQDALDILLPEVYPQAVEEAGIDPIDRPEIDVEQIEKGKNLIFTAKVVVKPEVKLGEYKGLEVEKLNAEVSEEDVDAEIKTLQERHAELVVKEEGAVENGDTVVIDFEGFVDGEAFEGGTAENYTLEIGSGSFIPGFEDQLVGLEAGGEKDVEVTFPEEYHAENLAGKPATFKVKLHEIKAKELPALDDEFAKDVDEEVESLEALKAKTRTRLEETRKAEAENTLRDSLVDKASDNAEVDIPQVLIENEVSRMMQEFEQRLQAQGMNLELYFQFSGQDEDALKEQMKEDASKRVKYNLTLEAIAKAENIEVTDEEVDAEIAKMAEMYNMPVENIKQALGSLEGLKEDLKVRKAIDFLVENSKEAA from the coding sequence ATGTCTGCAAAATGGGAAAAGTTAGAGGGTAATCAAGGCGTTCTGACAGTAGAAGTTGATGCGGAAACGTTCAGCAATGCCCTTGATGAAGCATTCAAAAAAGTATCAAAGCAAGTAAATATTCCAGGATTCCGCAAAGGTAAAGTACCACGCGGAATGTTCGAACAGCGTTTTGGCGTAGAGTCACTTTATCAAGATGCTTTAGATATCCTTCTTCCTGAAGTATATCCTCAAGCAGTTGAAGAAGCTGGCATCGATCCAATCGACCGTCCTGAAATCGATGTTGAACAAATCGAAAAAGGCAAAAACTTAATTTTCACTGCTAAAGTTGTTGTAAAACCAGAAGTGAAATTAGGCGAATACAAAGGCCTTGAAGTAGAAAAATTGAATGCAGAAGTATCTGAAGAAGATGTGGATGCTGAAATTAAAACATTGCAGGAGCGTCATGCTGAACTGGTTGTTAAAGAAGAAGGCGCTGTTGAAAATGGCGATACAGTCGTAATCGATTTCGAAGGATTCGTCGACGGCGAAGCATTCGAAGGCGGAACAGCTGAAAACTATACACTTGAAATCGGTTCTGGCTCTTTCATCCCTGGCTTTGAAGATCAGCTTGTAGGCCTAGAGGCTGGCGGAGAAAAAGACGTTGAAGTAACATTCCCTGAAGAGTACCATGCTGAAAACCTTGCTGGAAAGCCGGCAACTTTCAAAGTGAAGCTTCATGAAATCAAAGCAAAAGAACTTCCTGCTTTAGATGATGAATTTGCTAAAGACGTAGATGAAGAAGTGGAAAGTCTTGAAGCTTTAAAAGCTAAAACAAGAACTCGCCTGGAAGAAACTAGAAAAGCTGAAGCGGAAAACACACTTCGTGACTCACTTGTAGACAAAGCTTCTGACAATGCAGAAGTTGATATTCCTCAAGTATTAATCGAAAACGAAGTTAGCCGCATGATGCAGGAATTCGAACAGCGTCTTCAAGCACAAGGCATGAATCTTGAGTTATACTTCCAATTCTCTGGTCAAGATGAAGATGCATTAAAAGAGCAAATGAAAGAAGATGCTTCTAAACGCGTGAAGTACAATTTGACTCTTGAAGCAATTGCTAAAGCAGAAAACATCGAAGTTACTGATGAAGAAGTAGATGCTGAGATTGCTAAAATGGCTGAAATGTACAACATGCCTGTTGAAAACATCAAGCAAGCTCTTGGATCTTTAGAAGGATTAAAAGAAGATCTTAAAGTGCGCAAAGCAATCGACTTCCTTGTTGAAAACAGCAAAGAAGCTGCATAA